The following DNA comes from Pseudomonas marginalis.
AGGCGGCCAGGCTTAACATCAGGACGCAAGGGGCCAATAGACGGCTCATCAAGTTGGAGGTGTTCAATGGGATGCCCTCGTATGGCGATTGGCTTAGAAGTCGTAGGCCAGCTTGGTGTACCAGTAGCCACCGCCGGGGTAGAACGGCGGGTTACCGTAGGGCGCCAGGCCCAGGTTGCTGTAGACGGCGTGCCGGTCGGGGCGCACGTCGAAGATGTTGGTGCCGCCGATGCTGACGGTGATCTGGTCGACGAAGGTGTAGCTGACGTCCAGGTCGGTGATCCATTTCGCACCGAAGCTGCGGTCGCCGGAGGGGTTTACCGCCAGGGTCTTGACCGCACCGTAGCGGCTGGTTTGCAGGTTCACTGCGAGGTCCTCGACCTTCCAGTTGGCGCCCAGGATCCATTTGGTCTTGGGCGAGGCTTGCGTGAGATCGCCTTCGCGGTCGCGGCCCACCAGGGTGACGCCGGAGTTGGCCAGCGCACTCGGGGTGTCCCGTGTGCCTTCGATAGTGGTCTTGTTCCAGTTGAAGCCCAGGCTCCAGCGCACATCGCCCCAGGCATCCAGCGGCGTGGTGTGGTCGGCGACCACGTCCAGGCCACGGGTGCGGGTATCGAAGGCGTTGGTGTAGTAGTTGACCCAGGTCCCCGAGGGCACGCCTTGGGCGGTGAGGATGCCGTTGATCACGCCGTTGCCCTGATCGTAGATATTGCTGGTCAGGGCGATGCGGTCGTCGATGTCGATCAGGTAAGCGTCGGCGGTGATGCTGGTGCGCGGTGCCGGCTGCCAGGTCAAGCCCAGCCCGAGGTTGCGTGACTTTTCCGGCTTGAGGTCATCGCCACCCAAGGCCTTGGCCAGGTTGCTGCCCGACGGGGTCAGGCGGGTCACGGCGGGCACCACGTTGCCGTTCACGTCGACGGCCACCCGGTTGTCGGCCACGGTGTAGCCGATCTGGGTCAGGGATGGCGCCCGGAAGCCGGTGCCGACGGTGCCGCGCACGGCGACGCTGTCGGTCAACTCGTAGCGCGAATTCACTTTGAGGCCGAAGGTGTTGCCCGAGTCGTCATCGTAATGTTCGATGCGCCCGGCGACGTCGAGAAACCAGCGTTCGGTCAGGTCGAAGCCCAGGTCCAGGTAGCCGGCGTAGTTGTTGCGGATCAGGCTGACTTCATCCTCCGGGCGAATCGTCACCGCCGCCTGTGCGCCCGATGCCGCCGGGTAGGTGCCGGTGATATAGGCTTCGGGGTCACCGGCGAAGGTGCTGAAATGTTCCCAGCGATGCTCCAGGCCGGCCGACACTTGCACCGGCGAGGTCAGGTTGAACAGGCTGTCGTAGCGGCGGGTGACGTCCAGGTTGTTCACCCACTGCTCGAAGCGAAAGGTCGCCAGGTTGTCGAACCTGGTCGGCGAGGCGGTGCCCAGGGACGGGTTGATATTCAGGTCGCTGGAATGGTGGACGTTGTTGCGTCCGTAGGTGGTGCTCAGGTCCCAGTTCCACTCGGCCGCCTGGCCCTTGCCGCCGAACAGCAGTTGGTAGTCGCGGTCCTTGATGTTGTTCAGCGGGTAGTAGCCGTCGGGGAACACCTCGGGCACGGCGGCCCGGCCGGTCGGCAGGCGGAAGTAGTTGGCGGCCTCGGCATCGCGCTCGCCGTAGGTTGAGAACGAGTAGAGCGTCAGGTCTTCCAGGGGCAGTTCGGTGTTGTAGGCGAGGTTGAAGGCCTTCAGGTCGGGGTCGCCGTTCTTGATTGCCACGCGGTCCCAGGCCGCTTCCCTGGCCGGGTCGTTGAAGGCGCGTACGCTGCTGTCGGCCTTGTCGTTCCACGCGGCCTCGCCGCGTTTGCGGGCGTCGGCGGAGAGGTGGAAAAAGCCGCCGTCGCCCAGCTTGAAACCCTGGTCGCCGGCCACCTTGATCGTCTCACCCTGGCCGGAAAACAACTGGCCGTAGCTGGTTTCCAGATGCCCGCCGCTGTTGCCGGTCTTGAGGATGATATTGATCACCCCGGCCACGGCATCGGAACCGTACTGGGCCGCCGCGCTGTCTTTAAGCACCTCGATGTGGTCCACCGAACTGACCGGGAT
Coding sequences within:
- a CDS encoding TonB-dependent receptor plug domain-containing protein, encoding MPDIAAPLPRRRFHLSLLTSSLLLAGAPSFAEAAADEAKLDTVTVISTGLRGQQRTVADSPAPIDVINSEQLLKTGRAELSEAIAKLLPSFNFGTNIAGYNSVTRPLSNRSLGPAYTLVLVNGKRRHNGATGQRGSIDNSGANAVDIDLIPVSSVDHIEVLKDSAAAQYGSDAVAGVINIILKTGNSGGHLETSYGQLFSGQGETIKVAGDQGFKLGDGGFFHLSADARKRGEAAWNDKADSSVRAFNDPAREAAWDRVAIKNGDPDLKAFNLAYNTELPLEDLTLYSFSTYGERDAEAANYFRLPTGRAAVPEVFPDGYYPLNNIKDRDYQLLFGGKGQAAEWNWDLSTTYGRNNVHHSSDLNINPSLGTASPTRFDNLATFRFEQWVNNLDVTRRYDSLFNLTSPVQVSAGLEHRWEHFSTFAGDPEAYITGTYPAASGAQAAVTIRPEDEVSLIRNNYAGYLDLGFDLTERWFLDVAGRIEHYDDDSGNTFGLKVNSRYELTDSVAVRGTVGTGFRAPSLTQIGYTVADNRVAVDVNGNVVPAVTRLTPSGSNLAKALGGDDLKPEKSRNLGLGLTWQPAPRTSITADAYLIDIDDRIALTSNIYDQGNGVINGILTAQGVPSGTWVNYYTNAFDTRTRGLDVVADHTTPLDAWGDVRWSLGFNWNKTTIEGTRDTPSALANSGVTLVGRDREGDLTQASPKTKWILGANWKVEDLAVNLQTSRYGAVKTLAVNPSGDRSFGAKWITDLDVSYTFVDQITVSIGGTNIFDVRPDRHAVYSNLGLAPYGNPPFYPGGGYWYTKLAYDF